GGAACGCTACGGACCAGGTAGACTTCCGACGCCTCCTGGGCCCAGCCCGCGGCCGCGCAGAACATCGACAGAAGAATCGAGGTCAGAACCTTCCCAAATGATCGCTCCTGTCGGAAGAGCCATGGGATGAGTTGCCTCACGCGTTTTACTATCACTCGCACTCACCTTGCTGCCGCGTCGGGAACCGGAGGGGCACGCACCCGTCGCAACCATGCGACTTGGGGGCTCAGTGTCAGACTTCCCCGATTTGCGGAGGGGGCGCAAGCTTAATCCCAACCCAGAGGCTAAGCACACACGTTATAAGACGATGCGGCACGCGTGTCAAGTAGTTCAGTGGCTTGGCTCGGTAAATTACCGCCCCACCGATTGCTCTAGCGGGGTTTCAGTCCCCTGCGGCTTGGTCAATGACGATTCTCGACGTCCGAAGGCGGGGCGACTGCCCGCCCATTCCCCGTCGAGCGCTCGTATCCGTAACCGTAAGACTTCGGGTAGCTACGGCCTTGTTTCACCCCTTCGTCTCCCACGTCGATGTCGTTGAGGACGATGCCGGTGATCTTTCCATTCTCGCTTTCGATGAGTTTCCTCGCGGTGATAACCGTGTCGCGCCGGGCCCCGCTTCGAGTCACGAGCACGATGGTGTCGCACTTGTGGGCGAGTACGTGCGAATCGACGACCGGCAGGAGGGGGGCGGAGTCGAGCACGATCAGGTCGAACCGATCTCGACATTCCTTGAGTGTCTCATCCATGGTCTGCGAGCTCAGCAACTCCGCCGGCGCGGGCGTAGGAGGACCCGCGAGCATGAGGTACAGCCCCGGGACTTCCGTGCTCGGGACACAACCGGTCTGGACGGCGTCGTTCCCCGTCAAAACGCTGCTCAACCCCACTTGATAGTGCAAACCGAAAGCGGCATCCAAGCGGGGGGAACGAAGGTTGGCGTCCACCAAGAGAACTCTCTTCCCCAGCTGGGCGAGACAAACTGCCAGCTGAGTCGCGACGAATGTCTTCCCCTCGCCCTCGGTCGAGCTGGTCACGAGGACCGTTCGTCTCGGTGTCCCCGGCCTGAGCAGAAGAAGTGCGAGGAACTTCGCTCGCTCACTCGAGGCGAAGTTGGGAGGGGCCGCGGCCGTGGTTACGTCTCGCGACGGGTCGCGAGGAAAGAACCCGAGATAAGGCAAGCCGAGACGGCGGATGTCGGCCGCGGTAAACAAACTGGTGTCCTGACCGTGGAGAACGAATGCAATCCCGACCGCAAGCACCAAGCCCAGTATCGTGCCGATCGAGAGGTTGATCTCGTGCCTCGGACTGTGGCGCTCGGTCGGAACGACGGCCTTGTCCACGAGGCGAACCATCATCTGCTGTCTTTCACCCAGCTCGGCTGTGAGGCCGGTGGCACTCTGCCGCCTCAACAGCTGCTCGAGGACCGCGCG
This is a stretch of genomic DNA from Vicinamibacteria bacterium. It encodes these proteins:
- a CDS encoding polysaccharide biosynthesis tyrosine autokinase codes for the protein QINLVDDRTIEEVRSRYEEFFATQQAILRSRTLAERVSDELNLAQLPLFPDRSRGANDHLAKMRRTETLLDMLRVAPVANTQLIEISFVAPEPELAAQLTNTWAEQYVAYSSQSVSGVARMTSDFIRGEIEKLQKSIKKKEALLQESSEKGDFVIVEERANTVVQQLGEMTTRLTQVQAARAQAWAHYRSLQEEDAESLPDVLNNPAIQDLKREKAELERRYTELASRFKENYPDVQRTRIALDRVEERLRQETEEVAGQVIGAARVRYETALREEALLQRDLEQQRQRTRDQDTVAADYRQIKVELDNERAVLEQLLRRQSATGLTAELGERQQMMVRLVDKAVVPTERHSPRHEINLSIGTILGLVLAVGIAFVLHGQDTSLFTAADIRRLGLPYLGFFPRDPSRDVTTAAAPPNFASSERAKFLALLLLRPGTPRRTVLVTSSTEGEGKTFVATQLAVCLAQLGKRVLLVDANLRSPRLDAAFGLHYQVGLSSVLTGNDAVQTGCVPSTEVPGLYLMLAGPPTPAPAELLSSQTMDETLKECRDRFDLIVLDSAPLLPVVDSHVLAHKCDTIVLVTRSGARRDTVITARKLIESENGKITGIVLNDIDVGDEGVKQGRSYPKSYGYGYERSTGNGRAVAPPSDVENRH